Proteins from a single region of Phycisphaerae bacterium:
- a CDS encoding site-specific integrase, protein MKAQASQRVPKFRIHKATQQAYVELSGKRFYLGFHEAPEAKRKYHAMVAEWMANGRQLRVAQDQITVKELIARYWLHAERYYRNSEGQLSRELDNIRDALRQVKELYGMARAVEFGPRALRTIRQKMIEAKLCRRNINCRISRIRRVFKWAASEELIPGEAFHALLAVDGLRRGRCEAKESKPVRPAAQEHIDAIRPFVSQQVWAMVQLQLLTAARSGEIATLRPVEIDMGGRIWVYAPASHKTAHHGHERRVYIGPRGQAVLRPFLKRRVDAYCFSPAEADQARRADLHSIRKTPMSCGNRPGTNRSQRPKRTPGKMYRVSVYRRAIERACKRAGVPSWHPHQLRHNAATFLRKEFGLETARIILGHRSAAITTIYAEADQQKAIEAMGRAG, encoded by the coding sequence GTGAAGGCCCAAGCATCTCAACGAGTCCCCAAGTTCCGAATCCACAAAGCCACCCAGCAGGCGTATGTCGAGTTGTCCGGCAAGCGCTTCTACCTCGGCTTCCACGAGGCGCCGGAGGCGAAACGGAAGTACCACGCGATGGTCGCTGAATGGATGGCCAACGGGCGGCAGCTGCGCGTAGCCCAAGACCAGATTACGGTCAAGGAGTTGATCGCGCGCTACTGGTTGCACGCGGAGAGGTATTACCGCAATTCAGAAGGGCAGCTTTCTCGCGAGTTGGACAATATTCGCGACGCCCTCAGGCAGGTGAAGGAGCTCTATGGAATGGCTCGCGCCGTCGAATTCGGACCACGAGCCCTGCGCACCATCCGTCAGAAAATGATCGAGGCGAAGCTGTGCCGGCGGAACATCAACTGTCGAATCAGCCGGATCAGGCGGGTTTTCAAATGGGCCGCAAGCGAGGAGTTGATTCCTGGTGAGGCGTTCCACGCATTGCTGGCCGTCGACGGGCTTCGACGCGGTCGCTGCGAGGCAAAGGAAAGCAAGCCCGTCCGGCCCGCAGCACAGGAGCACATCGACGCAATCCGTCCCTTCGTGAGCCAACAAGTGTGGGCGATGGTGCAGCTCCAGTTGCTCACGGCGGCTCGCTCCGGCGAGATCGCGACCCTGCGCCCGGTCGAAATCGACATGGGTGGCCGGATCTGGGTTTACGCCCCCGCCAGCCACAAGACGGCCCACCACGGGCATGAGCGAAGGGTGTACATCGGCCCACGAGGGCAGGCGGTGCTTCGCCCGTTCCTAAAGCGCCGTGTCGACGCCTACTGCTTCTCCCCGGCCGAAGCAGATCAAGCAAGGCGCGCCGACCTGCACTCGATACGGAAGACTCCGATGTCGTGCGGCAATCGACCGGGCACGAACCGCAGTCAGAGGCCGAAGCGAACTCCTGGAAAGATGTACCGTGTGAGCGTCTATCGGCGCGCAATAGAGCGGGCCTGCAAACGCGCAGGCGTTCCCTCCTGGCACCCGCACCAACTTCGCCACAACGCCGCGACCTTCCTGCGAAAGGAGTTCGGCTTGGAGACCGCCCGTATCATCCTCGGTCACCGCAGCGCGGCGATCACGACGATTTATGCCGAGGCTGATCAGCAGAAGGCCATTGAAGCTATGGGAAGGGCTGGTTAG